A part of Aegilops tauschii subsp. strangulata cultivar AL8/78 chromosome 2, Aet v6.0, whole genome shotgun sequence genomic DNA contains:
- the LOC109754917 gene encoding glutathione reductase, cytosolic, which yields MARKMLKDGEAPAIADGGEESYDYDLFVIGAGSGVLRGSRTAAGFGAKVAICELPFHPINSDWLGGHGGTCVIHGCLSKKILVHQSYSLHHVAGKSFGCRTPRISGGRSMATSTTTGKSCWKTSWSGSSECRLCGG from the exons ATGGCGCGGAAGATGCTCAAGGACGGGGAGGCGCCCGCCATCGCGGACGGCGGCGAGGAGAGCTACGACTACGACCTCTTTGTCATCGGCGCCGGCAGCGGTGTCCTCCGCGGCTCCCGCACCGCCGCGGGATTCGGAGCCAAG GTTGCGATCTGCGAGCTCCCGTTCCACCCCATCAACTCGGATTGGCTGGGAGGACACGGCGGAAC GTGCGTGATACATGGCTGTCTTTCGAAGAAGATACTGGTGCATCAAAGTTATAGTCTGCACCATGTTGCTGGAAAAAGTTTCGGGTGCAGGACGCCAAGAATTTCGGGTGGGAGATCAATGGCGACATCAACTACAACTGGAAAAAGTTGCTGGAAAACAAG CTGGAGCGGATCGTCGGAATGTCGTCTGTGCGGAGGCTAA